A genomic window from Populus nigra chromosome 7, ddPopNigr1.1, whole genome shotgun sequence includes:
- the LOC133699814 gene encoding probable inactive receptor kinase At5g10020: MQTICLILLLLVVAALGQSDFKALLELRKGFEKDPSGKVFDSWDSKSLASDGCPQTWYGVICVNGHVVSITLNDVGLVGNFSFPVLAGFKMLRNLSVSNNQLMGTISNVGSIESLEFLDLSSNFFHGFVPSGVSKLKNLVLLNLSSNNFEGIVPSGFGNLESLEYLDLRHNSFSGDIMGLLSQLDIVVHVDLSSNQFSGSLDLGLGNASFVSSIKYLNVSHNYLVGQLFAHDGVPYFDSLEVFDVSNNQITGAIPPFKFVVSLRILRLGGNQLSGSLPEALLQDSSMVLTELDLSLNQLEGPVGSITSTTLRKMNISSNKLSGPLPATVGHCATIDLSNNMLTGNLSRIQNWGNYVEVIQLSSNSLTGTLPNQTSQFLRLTTLKISNNSLNGDLPPVLGTYSELKVIDLSLNFLTGFLLPDFFTSTTLTDLNLSANNFTGEIPLQEVHDSRENLSLVSLDLSHNSLEGSLPPEISKFHNLVYLNLSNNKLKGSIPGDLPDGLKGFDVSSNNFSGVVPDNLRRFPDSAFHPGNSLLIFPYLPSSSKGPPALVNLKGGQSRMKPAIKIALIASMVGAATIIALLSMVIYYRTHRPTHGTKSLKGDERSEGVPQEEGSSISSSRVNKNPSQSSASLSFHQSNALTQMGSAYDPGNTSSVPQKSKEHLESITKDGGLTSPHLSSSNASPSKSPLSSDTPGVLRVRSPDKLAGNLHLFDGSLTFTAEELSCAPAEVVGRSCHGALYKATLDSGYVMAIKWLKEGIAKGKKDFAREVKKLGSIRHPNLVSLQGYYWGPRDHEKMIISKYINAQCLAFYLQESEPRKLQSLSLDDRLRIAVNVARCLNYLHNERAIPHGNLKSTNILLEPPNMIPLLTDYSLHRILTSAGTAEQVLNAGALGYRPPEFASSSKPCPSLKSDVYAFGVILLELLTGKCSWEIVSADPGVVDLTDWVRLLSEENRSSECFDKLLMDTPNAEAPRVLDEMLQVALRCILPASERPDMKTVFEDLSTVAS, from the exons ATGCAAACGATCTGCctgattttattgttgttggtaGTAGCTGCATTAGGACAATCTGATTTTAAAGCACTTTTGGAGCTCAGGAAGGGTTTTGAGAAAGACCCATCAGGGAAAGTTTTTGACTCATGGGACAGCAAGTCCTTGGCATCTGATGGGTGCCCTCAGACCTGGTACGGGGTTATCTGTGTCAATGGTCACGTGGTTTCAATCACTCTAAATGATGTTGGTCTTGTTGGAAACTTCAGTTTCCCAGTTCTTGCTGGCTTTAAAATGCTTCGAAACTTGTCGGTTTCGAACAACCAGTTGATGGGCACTATCTCGAATGTTGGTTCCATCGAGTCCCTTGAATTTCTGGATCTTTCATCCAATTTTTTTCATGGGTTTGTACCTTCTGGGGTGTCCAAGTTGAAGAATTTAGTGCTTCTGAATCTTTCTTCAAACAATTTCGAAGGCATTGTTCCCTCAGGTTTTGGCAATCTCGAGAGCttggagtacttagatttgaGGCATAATAGCTTTTCTGGGGATATAATGGGTCTTCTTTCCCAGTTGGACATTGTGGTTCATGTTGATTTGAGCAGCAACCAATTTTCTGGTTCATTGGATTTGGGACTCGGAAATGCTAGCTTTGTTTCATCAATCAAGTATTTGAATGTAAGCCACAATTACTTGGTTGGGCAGCTCTTTGCTCACGATGGAGTGCCATATTTTGACAGCTTAGAGGTCTTTGATGTCAGCAATAATCAGATAACTGGGGCTATTCCCCCCTTCAAATTTGTTGTTTCTCTTCGGATTCTTAGGCTTGGTGGCAACCAGTTATCAGGGTCTTTACCAGAAGCTCTTCTGCAAGATAGCTCGATGGTGTTGACTGAACTGGATCTTAGCCTTAATCAACTTGAAG GTCCAGTAGGAAGTATCACCTCTACAACTCTGAGGAAGATGAATATATCTTCAAACAAACTTTCAGGCCCTTTACCAGCCACTGTAGGCCACTGTGCCACCATTGATCTGAGTAATAATATGCTCACAGGGAATTTGTCCAGAATCCAGAACTGGGGAAATTACGTGGAAGTTATTCAGTTGAGTTCAAACTCATTGACAGGAACTTTGCCTAACCAAACTTCTCAATTCTTGAGGCTAACTACATTGAAGATATCAAACAACTCATTGAATGGTGATCTTCCACCGGTGTTGGGTACATACTCAGAACTAAAGGTGATTGATCTTAGCCTCAATTTTCTTACAGGGTTCCTCCTTCCAGATTTCTTCACCTCAACAACACTGACTGACCTCAACCTGTCAGCCAACAATTTCACGGGGGAAATACCTCTTCAGGAGGTCCACGACTCGAGAGAAAATTTGAGTTTGGTGTCTCTTGACCTGTCACACAACTCTTTAGAGGGATCTTTGCCCCCAGAAATCAGTAAGTTCCATAACCTGGTGTATCTTAACCTATCTAACAACAAACTGAAAGGCAGCATCCCTGGGGACCTTCCTGATGGATTGAAAGGATTTGATGTGTCTTCTAACAATTTTTCTGGTGTGGTTCCTGATAACTTGAGGCGGTTTCCTGATTCAGCTTTCCATCCAGGAaattctttgttgatttttcctTATTTGCCATCCTCATCAAAGGGGCCTCCAGCCCTTGTGAATTTGAAGGGGGGTCAATCTCGTATGAAACCTGCTATTAAAATTGCTCTGATTGCAAGTATGGTTGGTGCTGCTACTATAATAGCTCTTTTGTCCATGGTGATTTATTACCGCACCCATCGGCCAACACATGGAACCAAAAGTTTGAAAGGAGATGAGAGAAGTGAAGGTGTCCCACAGGAGGAGGGTTCTTCCATCTCTTCATCAAGAGTCAACAAAAATCCAAGCCAATCATCTGCATCACTTAGCTTCCACCAAAGTAACGCCCTAACCCAGATGGGGTCTGCATATGATCCAGGGAACACATCCTCAGTTCCACAGAAATCTAAAGAGCATCTCGAATCAATAACAAAAGATGGAGGGTTGACTTCTCCCCATTTGTCATCTTCAAATGCATCACCTTCTAAAAGCCCGCTATCATCTGATACTCCTGGGGTGCTGAGAGTTAGATCTCCTGATAAGTTGGCTGGGAATTTGCATCTCTTTGATGGTTCTCTAACATTCACTGCAGAAGAACTTTCATGTGCTCCAGCAGAAGTTGTTGGAAGGAGTTGCCATGGTGCGCTATATAAAGCTACACTTGACTCTGGCTATGTAATGGCGATAAAGTGGTTAAAAGAGGGAATAGCAAAAGGGAAGAAGGATTTTGCTAGGGAAGTAAAGAAACTCGGGAGCATCAGACATCCAAATTTAGTTTCTCTTCAGGGTTACTACTGGGGTCCAAGAGACCATGAGAAgatgataatatcaaaatatatcaatgCGCAATGTTTGGCCTTCTATCTTCAAG AATCAGAGCCAAGGAAACTTCAGTCTTTATCTCTTGATGATCGGCTGAGGATTGCTGTGAATGTCGCCCGGTGCCTAAACTACCTACACAATGAAAGAGCAATTCCCCATGGAAACCTCAAATCTACCAACATTTTATTAGAACCCCCAAACATGATTCCACTGCTCACCGATTACAGTCTCCATCGAATATTGACTTCTGCTGGCACTGCAGAACAGGTTCTGAATGCAGGTGCTCTTGGCTATCGGCCACCTGAATTTGCTAGTTCAAGTAAACCCTGCCCATCATTGAAGAGTGATGTTTATGCATTTGGGGTTATCTTGTTAGAGCTCCTAACTGGAAAATGTTCATGGGAGATAGTTTCTGCAGACCCAGGAGTGGTTGATCTGACAGACTGGGTAAGGTTATTGTCTGAAGAAAACCGTTCCAGTGAGTGCTTCGACAAGCTGCTTATGGATACCCCTAACGCAGAGGCCCCCAGAGTTCTCGATGAAATGCTCCAGGTGGCTCTTAGATGTATCCTACCAGCATCTGAAAGGCCGGACATGAAAACGGTATTCGAAGATCTTTCAACAGTAGCATCATGA